The Chelonia mydas isolate rCheMyd1 chromosome 3, rCheMyd1.pri.v2, whole genome shotgun sequence genome includes a region encoding these proteins:
- the IAH1 gene encoding isoamyl acetate-hydrolyzing esterase 1 homolog isoform X3 gives MALRSPLVSWPRIVLFGDSITETCISQFKSSNLQRHFALSHAHMDQEVPQGAEHRTLKLKTSKKQTDVEAQFFTRFANQSQTVMLASYYVAWHIAWAKKPYSEGEVVKTCLTDVISILSPENKNLQKKISGLQLSRHTIERRISNLNSDIKSQLHVQLQQCEYLIITLNESFHTQDKPQLLVFVHTVSDNCVVREELLDMMSLKDRTRG, from the exons ATGGCGCTGCGCAGCCCGCTGGTGTCCTGGCCCCGCATCGTGCTCTTCGGGGACTCCATCACCGAG ACATGTATCTCTCAGTTCAAATCTTCAAACTTGCAGCGTCATTTTGCTTTGAGCCATGCACATATGGATCAAGAAGTCCCACAAGGTGCTGAACACCGcactttaaaactgaaaacttcgaaaaaacaaacagatgtagAAGCCCAGTTCTTCACCAGATTTGCCAACCAATCGCAGACTGTAATGTTAGCCTCCTATTATGTGGCCTGGCACATAGCCTGGGCGAAAAAGCCCTACTCTGAAGGCGAGGTTGTAAAAACGTGCCTCACTGATGTGATTTCAATCCTGTCACCAGAGAACAAGAATCTACAGAAGAAAATTTCTGGCCTGCAGCTTTCACGCCACACAATAGAACGCAGAATCTCCAACCTGAACAGTGACATCAAATCGCAACTGCACGTGCAACTTCAGCAGTGTGAGTATTTGATCATCACTCTCAATGAGTCGTTCCATACACAGGATAAACCTCAGTTATTGGTATTTGTCCACACTGTGTCTGACAACTGTGTTGTAAGGGAAGAACTCCTCGATATGATGTCACTAAAGGACAGAACTCGTGGATGA